In Sebaldella sp. S0638, the genomic window GAGCAGAGTTTTTTAAAAGTGCCCAGGGAAAAACTAATTGAATTAGCCGAGGAATCTAACGGAGTAGTTCATATGAATTTAGGAGTACGTGTACTGCGTGACGAGTATAAGAATTTCTATATGGATAAAAAGATACAAAAAGTTCTCGAGACAGAGGATTTAAGTGTAGATGAGAAGAGGAAAAATATAATAACCATAGT contains:
- a CDS encoding DnaB-like helicase N-terminal domain-containing protein, coding for MAELSIEKAILGKILSVPYSIESAVENGLKEQYFVNTENREIYKQMLKIYTENGVFEQSFLKVPREKLIELAEESNGVVHMNLGVRVLRDEYKNFYMDKKIQKVLETEDLSVDEKRKNIITIV